The following proteins come from a genomic window of Miscanthus floridulus cultivar M001 chromosome 2, ASM1932011v1, whole genome shotgun sequence:
- the LOC136534436 gene encoding nuclear transcription factor Y subunit C-2-like: MDNQPLPYSTGQPLAPGGAGVPGAAGPPPVPQHHLLQQQQAQLQAFWAYQRQEAERASASDFKNHQLPLARIKKIMKADEDVRMISAEAPVLFAKACELFILELTIRSWLHAEENKRRTLQRNDVAAAIARTDVFDFLVDIVPREEAKEEPGSALGFAASGTGVIGGGGAPGGAPAAGMPYYYPPMGQPAPMMPAWHVPAWDPAWQQGAADVDHSGSFSEEGQAGFAAGHGGAASFPPAPPSSE; this comes from the coding sequence ATGGACAACCAGCCGCTGCCCTACTCCACCGGCCAGCCCCTTGCCCCCGGAGGAGCGGGCGTGCCTGGCGCAGCCGGCCCTCCGCCGGTGCCGCAGCACCACCtgctccagcagcagcaggcccaGCTGCAGGCGTTCTGGGCGTACCAGCGTCAGGAGGCGGAGCGCGCGTCCGCGTCGGACTTCAAGAACCACCAGCTGCCGCTGGCCCGGATCAAGAAGATCATGAAGGCCGACGAGGACGTGCGCATGATCTCCGCCGAGGCGCCCGTACTGTTCGCCAAGGCCTGCGAGCTCTTCATCCTCGAGCTCACCATCCGCTCCTGGCTGCACGCCGAGGAGAACAAGCGCCGCACCCTGCAGCGGAACGACGTCGCCGCGGCCATCGCGCGCACCGACGTCTTCGACTTCCTCGTCGACATCGTGCCACGCGAGGAGGCCAAGGAGGAGCCCGGTAGCGCACTCGGCTTCGCGGCGTCCGGGACCGGCGTCATCGGGGGTGGTGGCGCCCCGGGCGGGGCGCCGGCCGCCGGGATGCCGTACTACTACCCGCCGATGGGGCAGCCGGCGCCGATGATGCCGGCCTGGCATGTTCCGGCCTGGGACCCGGCCTGGCAGCAAGGGGCAGCGGATGTCGATCACAGCGGCAGCTTCAGCGAGGAAGGACAAGCAGGGTTTGCAGCAGGCCATGGCGGCGCCGCTAGCTTCCCTCCTGCGCCTCCGAGCTCCGAGTGA
- the LOC136540253 gene encoding uncharacterized protein, with protein MVEYEESTRKFRWERYNGQAKFLDELKKRQLLARKKGYGPDYINLFVKHHKEKMREFARQRGICNPIDVGLNKWGLERRMMLEEGRARKEAREETRVQMQVLNEHVAALCARIGYSEKHAIEVAHARYKEKKLDEHRKRAGRTVQSPIVLSDEGDEDEDDTARLSELIAIAEAGLQAKEDEDDTSRLSELIALVEVGLQAEEDDDAFFTQAAAAVDEAGPLTTGDR; from the exons atggttgagtacgaagag agcactaggaaattcAGGTGGGAACGTTacaatggtcaagctaagttcttggatgaactgaagaagaggcaactactTGCAAGGAAgaagggatatggacctgactacatcaacctattcgttaaacatcacaaagaaaagatgcgtgagtttgctagacagcgcggtatttgtaacccgatcgatgttggccttaacaaatggggattggagagacggatgatgttagaggaggggagggcaaggaaggaggcaagggaggagacaagagtacagatgcaggtcttaaacgagcatgttgctgcattatgtgcca ggattggatacaGCGAGAAACATGCtatagaggtggctcatgcaaggtacaaggaaaagaagttagatgagcacagaaagcgagctggtcgcaccgttcaatcaccgattgtgttgtctgatgagggggacgaggatgaggatgacactgccagacttagtgagctaattgctatagcagaggcgggcttgcaggcgaaggaggatgaggacgacactagcagactgagcgagctcatcgctctagtagaggtggggttacaggcggaggaggatgacgacgcgttcttcactcaggccgcagcggccgtagatgaagcggggccgcttactacaggcgataggtag